A region from the Rhinoderma darwinii isolate aRhiDar2 chromosome 2, aRhiDar2.hap1, whole genome shotgun sequence genome encodes:
- the LOC142740861 gene encoding sperm acrosome membrane-associated protein 6-like, whose product MRFITFYSLRLQIVILLCGAEVVTSCLNCFTTPADRASICHYPVSLKKMEAVDCLQRLHRGFEPLTDTVIAFSQIQRIRLYLKGFEKEVQKISELYFPPSWVEQFEIKIAEFVKGVKDRAASHTAAECKPPCGLQKEARVFKCSRCAEEDCKLPVTCPLEEMHVIELEKTNINCGASFPLPDYATVVWKYAKNMKATDLGYFKDIYSGEDLFVMIEPTRASHMGTYACEVTDEDDDIILRQFYYLDVTPTDTREASEVERYFRHALESTKIPEEKEEEMIKHVPSSTLEKIQTFFQSYILYAIYAGVCCLIVTLLVGALWRYALSVD is encoded by the exons ATGCGATTCATAACTTTTTACTCTCTGCGGCTGCAGATAGTAATTCTTCTATGTGGAGCGGAGGTAGTGACATCTTGCCTCAACTGCTTCACTACTCCAGCAGACAGAGCCAGTATCTGCCACTATCCTGTCTCGCTGAAGAAGATGGAGGCCGTAGACTGTCTCCAGAGGCTTCACAGGGGTTTCGAGCCCCTGACTGACACCGTGATAG CCTTTTCCCAGATACAAAGGATCAGATTGTATCTGAAGGGCTTCGAAAAAGAAGTCCAAAAAATCAGCGAATTAT ACTTTCCGCCATCTTGGGTGGAACAATTTGAAATCAAAATCGCTGAATTTGTTAAAGGAGTAAAAGACCGTGCCGCAA GTCATACAGCGGCAGAATGCAAACCTCCATGCG GCCTTCAGAAAGAGGCCCGAGTTTTTAAATGCAGCCGATGTGCCGAGGAGGATTGCAAGCTCCCCGTGACCTGTCCCC TTGAGGAAATGCATGTGATAGAGCTGGAAAAAACCAACATCAACTGCGGGGCGTCCTTTCCCCTTCCAGACTATGCGACAGTCGTCTGGAAATACGCCAAAAAC ATGAAGGCGACTGATTTAGGTTATTTCAAAGACATCTATAGTGGGGAAGACCTATTTGTGATGATTGAGCCTACACGAGCCAGCCACATGGGGACTTATGCCTGCGAGGTCACGGATGAGGATGATGACATCATACTCCGCCAATTCTACTATCTGGATG TGACACCCACTGATACAAGGGAAGCCTCCGAAGTAGAGCGATACTTCCGTCATGCTCTTGAATCAACAAAAATAccagaggagaaggaggaggaaatGATTAAACATGTACCCTCCTCCACCCTGGAGAAAATCCAAACATTCTTCCAGAGCTACATCCTCTATGCCATCTATGCCGGAGTCTGCTGCCTGATAGTAACATTATTGGTTGGAGCCCTGTGGCGTTATGCCCTCAGtgtggactaa
- the LOC142740862 gene encoding sperm acrosome membrane-associated protein 6-like produces MRFKTFYYLRLQIVILLCGAEVVTSCLNCFTTPADRASICHYPVSLKKMEAIDCLQRLHRGFEPLTDTVIAFSQIQRIRLYLKGFEKEVQKISELYFPPSWVEQFEIKIAEFVKGVKDRAASHTAAECKPPCGLQKEARVFKCSRCAEEDCKLPVTCPLEEMHVIELEKTIIHCRASFPLPDYATVVWKYAKNMKATDLGYFKDIYSGEDLFVMIEPTRASHTGTYACEVTDEDDDIILRQFYYLDVTQTDTREASEVERYFRHALESTKIPEEKEEEMIKHVPSTLEKIQTFFQSYILYAIYAGVCCLIVTLLVGALWRYALSVD; encoded by the exons ATGCGATTCAAAACTTTTTACTATCTGCGGCTGCAGATAGTAATTCTTCTATGTGGAGCGGAGGTAGTGACATCTTGCCTCAACTGCTTCACTACTCCAGCAGACAGAGCCAGTATCTGCCACTATCCTGTCTCGCTGAAGAAGATGGAGGCCATAGACTGTCTCCAGAGGCTTCACAGGGGTTTCGAGCCCCTGACTGACACCGTGATAG CCTTTTCCCAGATACAAAGGATCAGATTGTATCTGAAGGGCTTCGAAAAAGAAGTCCAAAAAATCAGTGAATTAT ACTTTCCGCCATCTTGGGTGGAACAATTTGAAATCAAAATCGCTGAATTTGTTAAAGGAGTAAAAGACCGTGCCGCAA GTCATACAGCGGCAGAATGCAAACCTCCATGCG GCCTTCAGAAAGAGGCCCGAGTTTTTAAATGCAGCCGATGTGCCGAGGAGGATTGCAAGCTCCCCGTGACCTGTCCCC TTGAGGAAATGCATGTGATAGAGCTGGAAAAGACCATCATCCACTGCAGGGCGTCCTTTCCCCTTCCGGACTATGCGACAGTCGTCTGGAAATACGCCAAAAAC ATGAAGGCGACTGATTTAGGTTATTTCAAAGACATCTATAGTGGGGAAGACCTATTTGTGATGATTGAGCCTACACGAGCCAGCCACACGGGGACTTATGCCTGCGAGGTCACGGATGAGGATGATGACATCATACTCCGCCAATTCTACTATCTGGATG TGACACAGACTGATACAAGGGAAGCCTCCGAAGTAGAGCGATACTTCCGTCATGCTCTGGAATCAACAAAAATAccagaggagaaggaggaggaaatGATTAAACATGTACCCTCCACCCTGGAGAAAATCCAAACATTCTTCCAGAGCTACATCCTCTATGCCATCTATGCCGGAGTCTGCTGCCTGATAGTAACATTATTAGTTGGAGCCCTGTGGCGTTATGCCCTCAGTGTggactaa